The Flavobacteriales bacterium nucleotide sequence AATGAATATTAAAGACCTTAAAACAAATAACAGAGTAAGCTTTATTGATGGCACCCAAGGCATGAGCGCCTTGCAGAAAGCAGTTGAAAACAAAGACTGTCAAGTTGCCTTTGGCCTCTACCCTGTTACCCCTGAACAGCTATTCGACCTTGCAGATAATAATCAGATCATGCCTCCGAAAAGCACTTGGGTAGAACCAAAGCTATGTATGGGAATGACTGTTTATAAGATCATGTAAAACTTCCATTATGAGCATTGCTAGCAATCTCAGTAATAAGCTTAAAGAACTACCAAAATCAGTACAACTGGTTGCTGTTTCAAAAACGAAACCCAATAGCGATATACTAGAAGCTTATAATGCTGGGCAACGCATCTTTGGAGAAAACAAAGTTCAGGACCTTGCTGCAAAAGAAGATGCTTTACCAAAAGACATTGAATGGCATATGATCGGTCATCTTCAAACCAACAAAGTTAAATACATAGCAAGTTTTGTTAGTCTTATTCATTCGGTAGAAAGCATAAAACTGTTGAAGACTATAAATAAAGAA carries:
- a CDS encoding DUF1015 family protein, translating into MNIKDLKTNNRVSFIDGTQGMSALQKAVENKDCQVAFGLYPVTPEQLFDLADNNQIMPPKSTWVEPKLCMGMTVYKIM